The genomic window CCACCTCACATGAAGCAGGACCAGAAAAACGGTCACCATGACCACCGCCTTCATCACCCATAAAATGTATAGCCACCCTAGGAGCAGAAGGAGAACACAGATTTTCCCTAGCCATTCTAAACTTATGCACCAATTTATGATGCCTATTTAACATAGCAATAAGAGAAGCCACAATGCCTGGATCAGGATCAAGCGTTTCAGCTCCTTGACGATCAAAGGCACTAATTCTCAACTGCACTTCATCAGCAGATTCCACCATAtaaagctgagcatactttggcgCACTATTCCCCGAAGGAAGAAGAGGACCAATACGATGATAAACCACCCCATTCATCTTGAAGACATAGGGACCCCCGGGAAATGAAGGCAACGACACCTTGCCTCCCTTGCAGCAGCCAGTATACACTGGAAGGCGACCACCACCAGTAGCATAACTCTTACAGCCCTCCAGAAACCAAAATGAAGCATGGCACGCCGGGCAAACATACTCAGGACCACCATAATAAGAGCGAACACGTGAAACGCctggcaaaaataacaaaaacaTCAAGGAGAAGGGAAAACAAACAGCAAAGAATCTAAAGAGCAGAATATAAAACTGAACTACCTTTAAGAAGTAATATATTTTCCTTAGCAAATGGCGGCTCCATAGCAGGAACTACAAGACAAGAGAAACTTTCGATCTTCAACCGATCGGGAGCAAAGCAGTTAAAAGCCGTAAACATAACAAACAAAATCAAGAAACACACACCTCTTTTTTTGCTGGTGTAATAATCTCGAAGAATCCTTCGCTTCCGACGATTCCAAACAGCATCAACACGACTAACAACAGGTGTAGGAAGAACTACACAAAGTAAACATGGAAAAATATTAACCAGGCAAACACATCGAAGCACATAAACAGTTGTAAGGAGTACAAAATAAATAAACATACCAGAAGGAGTCGGTCCACGCGAGGAACCAGACAACCAACCAACAGTAAAATACGGACGACACAAAACTTCCACGCCAGATGCAGCTCTAACAGCAAGAAGACAAGGATCAACCAGCTCTTCAAGTACAGGCCGAACGTTCCTTCCAACTGCAAAAGTCAATCAATCAGCAATATTTTTCTGAAAACAATAGAAAAGGAGTTCAAAAAAGAAAGCACCCACCAGACGATGAATCTACAGGACGCTTCCCACGACGGATATCTTGCCGTGCCTGGCGTCGCAGCCGCGCCTCATCAGCACTCGAACCTGAAAACACACAGCCACGTAAAAACAACCAATTTTTTTTTACCAAAATCACAcatagctaataacaacctaaaaggAGCAATACTCAGGAGGAACAGAACCACCTTGGGCAAGAAACCTCCCATCAACAGCACCAACCGGCAAAGAAGAACCCACCGAGGAAGAGGAACCCAACGACGTGGAGCGAATACGCTGGGAAGCATGAGCACGGGAACGAACCATAACAAAGACAAAACGAACAGTAAGAACTCAGCAGGGACACAAACGAAGACTCGCCTCCCTCCCAACCATGCACAAAATCTCACGCATGGCGAGAAAGCTTCGATTCTGATCTACATGACGAAGAGAGATGCAACCAGGATGGAAGGAGATGCAGCTTCGTGGGAGAATTCCCTGTGCCAGCGACCAAGCTGGGCACCGCTAGAGCCTGGCCAGCGACCAAGCTGGGCAGGCCAGCGACCAAGCTGGGCACCGCTAGAGCCTGGCCAGCGACCAAGCTGGGCAGGATAGGACGCAGCAGCGCACGACCATCTCGAGAGGCTGCGCGCAAAGACGAAGGACAGGAGACAGCGGCGACGTATTGCTGGGTCGGGCTTGTGGAGAACGTGAACCAACACCAGACCAACTATTTATAGGCAGtcaaaagagaaaaaacaaagatAGAGCCCATCAAAAAAGCCTAGAAGGCAACGTGGCCATCTATTGAATAGCAGTCACCTGACACAAAGGCACCGGACGTGGCAATCATGCACAGATTCGGACGTGCTAGAACAACTCCAGCAAGTAAAAAATAAAACAAGTCCACTCTAGAAAACCAGCCTGTATACGTGTCACTCAAACAAGGACAgtaaaagaaaatcaaaaaaaccAGAAAAATGGAACCCTTACGGGCCTAGTATTCTTGGTATGACAATTGACGTACCGGGAATTCAAACGAAACGACTCAATTTGTGACGGATTGCGTATAaaacccaagaagaagaagaagaagaagaagaagaagagcaatcATGCGGTAGGAATTATTTCACTCTAAAAAAATGAAGACCATGTAGGAATTCTGACATGGAACGGTAGAATAGTAGGTACGTGTCATACCCGCTGTTCCGCTGTTCTTCACGAGTGATTATTTGCGCACGCACTTCTATCGTAGAGTTTCTAGCTCGTCTCGTCGGGTACCGAAATTCTTTCACCGCCAAATCCTATGCCGAGCAAGTACAACCTGCACCGGCCACTCCACTTGTTCGAAAGGCAACCGAGCGTATCACCACACGAGCATATAACAAACCGTGTCATAGGCCATACCAGTGCCATGAAAAAGCGCGTATGCCACTATTGATCCAACAAGCAGATAACTCTACATCCATGGCACATGCTGCAGCTTCCCGTGTGGCCTTGGGAGATCTAGATCGACTCGCCAAGTCGTTATTCAGAGTCACAAGTAGGATCTTTAAGTGTGTAGCAATCATTGTCAGAACGAGAGGACAAGCAAGGTACCGAATCTTTTCCACGCGTCGTCATCAGCACCCCTCACCGCGTGTAGACTTGGAGCGAGTTTGGTTGCCTGCGTC from Triticum aestivum cultivar Chinese Spring chromosome 3B, IWGSC CS RefSeq v2.1, whole genome shotgun sequence includes these protein-coding regions:
- the LOC123067212 gene encoding uncharacterized protein, with the protein product MVRSRAHASQRIRSTSLGSSSSVGSSLPVGAVDGRFLAQGSSADEARLRRQARQDIRRGKRPVDSSSVGRNVRPVLEELVDPCLLAVRAASGVEVLCRPYFTVGWLSGSSRGPTPSVLPTPVVSRVDAVWNRRKRRILRDYYTSKKRVPAMEPPFAKENILLLKGVSRVRSYYGGPEYVCPACHASFWFLEGCKSYATGGGRLPVYTGCCKGGKVSLPSFPGGPYVFKMNGVVYHRIGPLLPSGNSAPKYAQLYMVESADEVQLRISAFDRQGAETLDPDPGIVASLIAMLNRHHKLVHKFRMARENLCSPSAPRVAIHFMGDEGGGHGDRFSGPASCEVVALIVGDYTPECKRFDVIAETRSGFLRILLLVGLMEMGIVILVDVYVVVLLEGKYL